The proteins below are encoded in one region of Silene latifolia isolate original U9 population chromosome 2, ASM4854445v1, whole genome shotgun sequence:
- the LOC141637884 gene encoding BTB/POZ domain-containing protein At1g55760-like — protein sequence MGDVENGGGGLQEGGGEPYSIWAEGQTQKRSNTTALNCLNHMLTKGIYTDITINTSDGSGRAHRAVLAARSPVFQTMFAHDLQDKEYSTINISDMSVESCQAFLSYIYGTIDPNDFRSHRLALLHAADKYDVSDLKEACHESLLEDIDAKNVLESLQNAALYQLPELKDNCLKYLVKFGKIFDIRDDFNMFLQCADRDLITQVFQEILTTWKGF from the coding sequence GCGGAGAGCCTTACTCGATTTGGGCTGAAGGACAAACCCAGAAAAGATCCAATACTACAGCCCTCAATTGCCTTAACCACATGCTGACCAAGGGCATCTACACGGACATCACAATCAACACGTCCGATGGGTCGGGTCGGGCGCACAGGGCAGTCCTGGCAGCACGGTCACCAGTCTTCCAGACCATGTTCGCCCACGACCTTCAAGATAAGGAGTACTCTACCATCAACATTTCAGACATGTCAGTTGAGTCATGCCAAGCTTTCCTAAGCTACATCTATGGCACTATTGACCCTAATGATTTCAGGTCCCACCGCCTTGCTCTTCTGCACGCTGCTGACAAGTATGATGTTTCCGACCTCAAGGAGGCATGCCATGAAAGCCTCCTTGAGGACATTGATGCTAAAAATGTCCTTGAGAGCCTGCAGAATGCAGCCTTGTATCAGCTTCCTGAGCTTAAGGATAATTGTCTGAAGTATTTGGTCAAGTTTGGTAAGATTTTCGACATTCGTGATGACTTCAATATGTTCCTTCAATGTGCTGATAGAGATTTGATTACTCAGGTCTTTCAAGAAATTCTCACAACTTGGAAAGGCTTCTAA